A genomic segment from Halobacteriovorax sp. HLS encodes:
- a CDS encoding PQQ-binding-like beta-propeller repeat protein has translation MHKLLIATLLCLAYSCSKLPTIEGVREKENPFRVMWSKNHDPAHETGNLPIALNSPLIHEGIVYVGNNNGHMQAFQLDNGKEIWSKFDDSAYSSKPVIYKDWVVYGNSNGRVFSRHLLTGKEQFLVDLGSAIETQGVIYKERVFFQTRNHKVFCLDVNTGKIQWSYKRAVPFLTTVQRASRPFIYKDKVYVGFADGQIAAFSLEEGVILWERRLSTGAKFVDVDSSPIIFRDNIIAGSVNGDLAVIDPETGAILRRLDYKVSRYPVEHKGQLLVSTIFGDVILLDKNLMEIKRVKIGDGPMSSIIPWKGSLVASSVTQEIVLLDEETLDIKAEFFLGHTFSGILGELDEQENYLAALSSRNRLYIFK, from the coding sequence GTGCATAAATTATTAATAGCAACGCTTTTGTGCCTTGCTTATTCTTGCTCAAAACTTCCAACGATTGAAGGGGTTAGAGAAAAAGAAAATCCTTTTAGAGTTATGTGGAGCAAGAATCATGACCCTGCTCATGAGACAGGTAATTTACCTATTGCTCTAAATTCTCCTTTAATACATGAGGGAATCGTCTATGTTGGAAATAACAATGGTCATATGCAGGCCTTTCAACTAGATAATGGAAAAGAGATTTGGTCTAAGTTTGATGATAGTGCCTATAGTTCAAAGCCTGTTATATATAAAGACTGGGTTGTTTATGGTAATTCTAATGGCCGTGTTTTTTCTAGACACCTATTAACAGGTAAGGAGCAATTCTTAGTTGATTTAGGTTCTGCAATTGAGACTCAAGGTGTTATCTACAAAGAAAGAGTTTTCTTTCAAACTAGAAATCACAAAGTTTTTTGCTTAGATGTTAATACAGGTAAAATCCAGTGGAGTTATAAGAGAGCTGTTCCTTTTCTTACAACTGTTCAAAGAGCGTCTCGACCTTTCATTTATAAAGATAAGGTCTACGTGGGTTTTGCTGATGGTCAAATTGCGGCATTTAGCCTCGAAGAGGGCGTTATTCTATGGGAGAGAAGACTATCGACAGGGGCTAAATTTGTTGATGTAGACTCTTCTCCAATCATTTTCAGAGATAATATAATTGCTGGTTCTGTAAATGGTGATTTAGCAGTGATAGACCCTGAAACAGGTGCTATTCTACGTCGTCTGGACTATAAAGTTTCTCGTTACCCAGTTGAGCACAAAGGACAACTTCTTGTTTCAACGATCTTCGGTGACGTTATACTTCTTGATAAGAATTTAATGGAAATTAAGAGAGTTAAAATTGGAGATGGTCCAATGAGTTCTATTATTCCATGGAAAGGATCTCTTGTGGCCAGTAGTGTTACGCAGGAAATAGTCCTCTTAGATGAAGAGACGCTAGATATTAAAGCGGAGTTCTTTTTAGGACATACATTTAGTGGGATTTTAGGTGAGTTAGATGAGCAGGAAAATTATCTTGCTGCGTTAAGTTCGCGAAATAGATTATATATCTTTAAATAG
- the era gene encoding GTPase Era — MLIEHQHPDNKSIMVAVLGAPNVGKSSLINYLLGVDLSVVTSKAQTTRNKFHCVFAVDRTEIVLVDTPGLHKTNQELNKRLNDQARSGLEGADLNLLLIDLTRPVIGQLQDFIENMETENFQKTWIIFTKCDRVENYKELPLSMALDKMMEIMPAIERAIVVSTKDGTNMHNLTGSLVDAAIPGPHYYDDGSVSNKNERFFATEYIREQAFELLNDELPYEIAVVVDEYKDMRPKKGEPMDKEKIKSHISASILVNRPSQRAIVVGTKGGMIKEIGTRSRKKIEAMVGGQVHLNLHVKVSPKWFKNNFVLEEIGLPRAKDSNRVWRSK, encoded by the coding sequence ATGCTTATTGAACATCAACACCCAGATAATAAGTCGATTATGGTAGCTGTACTTGGTGCTCCAAACGTTGGAAAGAGTTCTCTAATTAATTATCTTCTTGGTGTAGATCTATCTGTTGTTACAAGCAAAGCTCAAACAACAAGAAATAAGTTTCACTGTGTTTTTGCAGTTGATAGAACTGAGATCGTTCTTGTTGATACTCCGGGTCTGCATAAGACAAATCAGGAACTTAATAAGAGATTAAATGATCAAGCAAGGTCTGGACTTGAAGGTGCTGATCTTAACCTTTTATTGATCGATCTTACTCGTCCAGTAATAGGTCAGTTACAAGACTTTATTGAGAATATGGAAACTGAAAACTTCCAAAAGACGTGGATCATCTTCACTAAGTGCGACAGAGTTGAAAATTATAAAGAATTACCGCTTTCTATGGCCTTAGATAAAATGATGGAAATTATGCCGGCCATTGAGCGTGCGATAGTTGTTTCGACAAAAGATGGAACGAATATGCATAATTTAACAGGTTCGCTAGTTGATGCCGCTATTCCTGGACCTCACTACTATGATGACGGTTCAGTATCTAATAAGAATGAAAGATTCTTTGCAACTGAATATATTAGAGAGCAGGCCTTTGAACTTTTAAATGATGAGCTTCCATACGAAATTGCTGTTGTTGTTGATGAGTACAAAGACATGAGACCTAAAAAAGGTGAGCCAATGGATAAAGAGAAAATTAAGTCTCATATCTCGGCCTCTATTCTAGTTAATCGTCCTTCGCAAAGAGCAATTGTTGTTGGAACTAAGGGTGGAATGATTAAAGAAATTGGAACTCGCTCAAGAAAGAAAATTGAAGCTATGGTTGGTGGACAAGTTCACTTAAACCTACACGTAAAAGTGTCTCCAAAATGGTTTAAAAATAATTTTGTACTTGAAGAAATTGGTCTTCCAAGAGCAAAAGATTCTAACAGAGTTTGGCGAAGCAAATAG
- a CDS encoding matrixin family metalloprotease has translation MYIIIAILFSCLLFGCKPKTVENVTQGANAPLDLINDIPIKWSDSKLPLTINISSDFVFNPSDISGGLNPVEQMQKVWDDAVTGKVLFNYPVPRAASKGLDALSTYRDSVIGVYMSDDWFSNVSSSALAITQFYAFKQSASWGDYYELTHADIIVNNRDFDFSYNASSTSNYDMPSVLLHEFGHLLGLGHQFDYTVAAVMQPYMSIWQSNRSLFTNDSQRIQDNYSSSKPALTASGLVLGSSVKRSSIPDGTEYHGVIELYASGECRHYKNGKLIKSHF, from the coding sequence ATGTATATCATAATTGCTATCTTATTCTCTTGTTTACTATTTGGCTGTAAGCCTAAGACGGTTGAGAACGTTACTCAAGGAGCGAACGCTCCACTAGATCTAATTAATGATATTCCTATTAAATGGTCTGATTCAAAGCTACCTCTCACTATTAATATTTCTTCTGATTTTGTATTTAATCCTTCCGATATTTCAGGAGGATTAAACCCAGTAGAGCAGATGCAAAAAGTTTGGGATGACGCTGTCACAGGGAAAGTATTATTTAACTACCCTGTTCCAAGGGCGGCCTCAAAAGGTCTCGATGCACTATCAACTTATAGAGACTCTGTAATTGGAGTCTATATGTCTGATGATTGGTTCTCAAATGTAAGTTCATCGGCCCTCGCTATCACTCAGTTCTATGCCTTTAAGCAATCCGCGTCCTGGGGCGATTACTATGAGCTAACTCACGCTGATATCATTGTTAATAATAGAGACTTTGACTTTAGCTACAATGCTTCTTCAACTTCAAACTACGATATGCCCTCAGTTCTCCTACATGAATTTGGTCACCTACTAGGACTTGGTCATCAATTTGATTACACAGTAGCAGCGGTGATGCAGCCTTATATGAGTATTTGGCAATCTAATAGATCTCTTTTTACAAATGACTCACAAAGAATTCAAGATAATTACTCCAGTTCAAAGCCAGCGCTAACCGCTTCGGGACTTGTATTAGGAAGTAGTGTTAAAAGAAGTTCAATTCCTGATGGAACTGAATATCATGGCGTAATAGAACTATACGCTAGTGGTGAATGTAGACACTATAAGAATGGAAAACTAATTAAGAGTCATTTTTAA
- a CDS encoding site-specific integrase: MDMEINSTRSYKNVDLYKLQTDFFSKLKSKGRSSNTLKNYKTDLDCFNHYIKTHNIKLDIANFSIDQVQLYGQFLETKYTSDNSRRRRVQALRIFFDYLVEINLYESNPVRKLPTSPKFLDIPRPTPFIDVKTLWVNLLEEADSKNEMLSLIAKRNQVVMLLIFGSGLKVSDLCKIKVSQIFLDADNPRVLVHHEKRDPYTIPVPEIFKKVYYDYILKLSDMKIKSGVNFDELLFNANPYRILSGGLSPRGIEIVFEEYRKKLQIVLTPKSLRQACIFKWLSAGENENTIKEWMGVAPTYSLKLYKAHMEQYLYHDRFLTELYSNYLSKN; encoded by the coding sequence ATGGATATGGAAATTAATTCAACAAGATCGTACAAGAATGTTGACCTTTATAAGTTACAAACGGATTTCTTTTCGAAGTTGAAAAGTAAGGGTCGAAGCTCAAACACACTTAAGAACTATAAAACTGACCTTGACTGTTTTAATCATTATATCAAAACACATAATATCAAGCTTGATATTGCGAACTTCTCAATTGACCAAGTTCAACTATATGGACAGTTTTTAGAAACTAAGTACACTTCAGATAATTCGAGAAGAAGAAGAGTTCAGGCCCTAAGAATATTCTTTGATTATCTTGTCGAGATCAACTTATACGAATCAAACCCTGTAAGAAAACTTCCAACTTCGCCTAAGTTTTTAGATATACCAAGACCTACCCCTTTCATAGATGTCAAAACTCTATGGGTTAACTTACTTGAAGAAGCTGACTCAAAAAACGAGATGCTTTCATTAATTGCTAAAAGAAATCAAGTCGTGATGCTATTAATATTTGGCTCTGGCTTAAAAGTTTCAGACTTATGTAAAATAAAAGTTTCGCAAATATTTTTAGATGCAGATAACCCACGTGTACTAGTTCATCATGAAAAAAGAGACCCGTACACAATCCCTGTACCTGAAATTTTTAAAAAAGTTTACTACGACTATATTCTTAAACTCAGTGATATGAAAATAAAGTCTGGAGTGAATTTTGATGAGCTTCTATTTAATGCCAATCCATATAGAATTCTATCTGGAGGCCTTAGCCCTAGAGGAATAGAAATAGTTTTCGAAGAGTATAGAAAGAAGCTTCAAATCGTACTTACACCAAAATCTTTACGTCAGGCCTGTATTTTTAAATGGCTTAGTGCTGGAGAGAATGAAAATACAATAAAAGAATGGATGGGAGTGGCGCCGACGTATAGCTTAAAACTCTATAAGGCACACATGGAGCAATATCTCTATCACGACAGATTCTTAACAGAACTTTATAGTAATTACTTGTCAAAGAATTAA
- a CDS encoding tetratricopeptide repeat protein, producing MSTSPTAHNPVDEILKETELGTFIANYKTPIIAFVIAVIVGVFAWGGYSSFKSSKNDELGAIVYNFKKANLQSLVEKKITTTEFEKSFSAMASGVANFEGLTPFAIQASDELVAQNDLNSALAVLKTVTFNKNPYAVYFVRSRMAVIHEDLGQNDKAIEDLELIVKNNIKTMESKTYLDLGRLYVKKGDQAKAKSNFQYVIDNVGQAEFVKLAKLYMSEME from the coding sequence ATGTCTACTTCACCTACTGCACACAATCCTGTGGATGAAATTTTAAAAGAAACTGAGTTAGGAACTTTTATCGCAAATTATAAAACTCCTATTATAGCTTTTGTTATAGCTGTTATCGTTGGTGTATTTGCATGGGGTGGATATTCAAGTTTTAAATCTAGTAAAAATGATGAACTAGGTGCAATAGTTTACAACTTTAAAAAAGCAAATCTTCAAAGCCTAGTTGAAAAGAAAATTACTACGACTGAGTTCGAAAAATCTTTTAGCGCAATGGCTTCAGGTGTTGCAAACTTTGAAGGTCTTACGCCATTTGCGATTCAAGCAAGTGATGAACTAGTTGCTCAAAACGATTTAAACTCCGCTTTAGCAGTATTAAAAACTGTAACATTCAATAAGAATCCTTATGCAGTTTACTTCGTAAGATCTAGAATGGCCGTTATTCATGAAGACTTAGGTCAAAATGATAAAGCAATCGAAGACCTCGAATTAATTGTTAAGAATAATATTAAGACTATGGAGTCAAAGACATACCTTGACCTTGGTCGTCTCTATGTGAAGAAAGGTGATCAGGCTAAAGCTAAGTCTAACTTCCAATATGTAATTGATAATGTTGGTCAGGCCGAGTTTGTAAAGTTAGCGAAACTTTATATGTCTGAAATGGAGTAA
- a CDS encoding GTPase → MKNRSMVVSLIGRPNVGKSSLFNRLMQKQHKAITHDQPGVTRDRHYGITTFDELPNVDPADIILVDTGGFYPEKIDERGKNDDEKNANKFFNIMTDHAQIAIQESDLVLFVVDVREGVLPFDRTIADYIRTTKKPFWVVVNKFDSDKQWGEEAEFYSLGINSDEMFLTSSTHGRGVIDLREKLQQISDDFSKGSTKGSLKNAPELSKGVTPREQVVSKIALIGAPNAGKSTLLNLLVGAERALVSDIAGTTVDPIEGFFDIYFGQDAKILEEDQGFSGNDGLLFSQYEEFRSNNPEVYQAMVDAYAIEEDDDKNAGMEHFEVDYELTELMNESIEEQELTSLEKNYEQVFSESDDEEELDDSVSEVANESESSNFWRSIHIVDTAGIRRQKTVNGFIESQSVYRSLRSITESDVIVVMIDATNGIGHQDRRLIDIALEKGKSVIVALNKFDLLKNELPDERAKKAWIEKLRIDVPWLSFCDIITISAKYNKGIKGLKNALKKTILVRNKNIPTGQLNRFVFDLVERNPVIAKVGGAKRFKVKYTSMIKPNPPTFLLFSNKSQGIPDHYRRYLQNAIRNGFGLVNTPVHLIFRTGNELAQRMKKSKANISFDD, encoded by the coding sequence ATGAAAAACAGATCAATGGTTGTTTCATTAATTGGTAGACCAAATGTTGGGAAGAGTTCTCTCTTTAACCGATTAATGCAAAAACAACATAAAGCAATTACCCACGACCAGCCCGGTGTAACAAGAGATCGTCACTACGGGATTACAACATTTGATGAACTGCCAAATGTTGATCCTGCCGATATCATTCTCGTTGATACAGGTGGATTCTACCCTGAGAAAATAGATGAAAGAGGGAAGAATGATGATGAGAAGAATGCAAATAAGTTCTTCAATATAATGACAGATCATGCACAAATTGCAATCCAAGAGTCCGACTTAGTTCTCTTTGTAGTAGATGTCCGTGAAGGAGTCCTACCTTTTGATAGAACGATTGCAGATTATATTAGAACAACAAAGAAACCTTTTTGGGTTGTTGTAAATAAGTTTGACTCTGATAAGCAATGGGGAGAGGAAGCAGAATTCTACTCTCTAGGAATTAATTCGGACGAAATGTTCTTAACAAGTTCTACCCACGGTAGAGGTGTAATAGACCTTAGAGAAAAGTTACAACAAATCTCTGATGACTTTTCAAAAGGATCAACTAAGGGGTCGCTTAAAAATGCACCTGAACTCTCTAAAGGGGTGACTCCTAGAGAGCAAGTTGTTTCTAAGATTGCTCTAATTGGGGCACCAAACGCAGGAAAGTCGACTCTTTTAAATCTACTAGTAGGGGCCGAAAGAGCACTTGTTTCTGATATTGCAGGAACTACTGTAGACCCAATCGAAGGTTTCTTTGATATTTACTTTGGTCAAGATGCTAAGATTTTAGAAGAAGATCAAGGTTTCTCAGGTAATGATGGACTTCTCTTTAGTCAGTACGAAGAGTTCAGAAGTAATAATCCAGAAGTTTACCAGGCCATGGTCGATGCTTACGCGATTGAAGAAGATGATGATAAGAATGCGGGAATGGAGCACTTTGAAGTTGACTATGAATTAACAGAGTTAATGAATGAGAGTATCGAAGAGCAAGAGCTTACTTCATTAGAAAAGAATTATGAACAAGTGTTTAGTGAATCTGATGACGAAGAAGAGTTAGATGACTCTGTATCAGAGGTTGCTAACGAGTCAGAAAGTAGTAACTTTTGGCGCTCTATTCATATCGTAGATACTGCTGGGATTAGAAGACAGAAAACAGTTAATGGCTTCATTGAGTCTCAGTCTGTTTATAGATCTTTAAGAAGTATTACTGAATCAGACGTTATTGTTGTAATGATTGATGCTACTAACGGAATTGGTCATCAAGATAGACGTTTAATTGATATCGCCCTTGAAAAAGGGAAGTCAGTAATTGTTGCTCTTAATAAGTTTGATCTTTTAAAGAATGAACTTCCTGATGAGCGTGCAAAGAAAGCATGGATTGAAAAATTACGTATCGACGTTCCTTGGTTGAGCTTTTGCGATATTATAACTATCTCTGCAAAGTATAATAAAGGTATTAAAGGGCTTAAGAATGCTCTTAAGAAAACCATTTTAGTTCGTAACAAGAATATTCCTACTGGTCAGTTAAATAGATTCGTATTTGACTTAGTAGAAAGAAATCCAGTTATTGCTAAAGTTGGCGGGGCCAAGAGATTTAAAGTTAAGTATACTTCAATGATTAAGCCAAATCCTCCGACATTTCTTTTATTCTCTAATAAGTCTCAGGGGATTCCTGATCACTATAGAAGATACTTACAAAATGCTATAAGAAATGGATTTGGTCTTGTGAATACACCGGTGCACTTAATTTTTAGAACTGGTAATGAGCTTGCTCAGAGAATGAAAAAATCAAAGGCAAATATTAGCTTTGATGATTAG
- a CDS encoding phosphatase domain-containing protein encodes MKSLFLLVLLLSTSVSAKVLMVSDIDDTIKRTHVLGYMTGGLRSTNPFIGLPELYTAFLCNQEVTKKEKDFCIKKKGVIHNNKRWITYVTAASGRLQMFGREFIARSNFPMAVVKGKNSEQDSYKFKSAEIASLLDGYPQYEIVLIGDNGQHDAGVYDHISKKFPFRKITSFIHQVYSSVEEDKEKRGSSLAKGQIAYLTATDLGLHFLKRNFIEEKDLANISRNVWKHLNTDDDDLYEQVIPSWTSCEEFVSSYKRADVKISVELSTLISKIEKRVEQLCLSKR; translated from the coding sequence ATGAAAAGTCTTTTTCTTTTAGTACTTCTTTTAAGTACAAGTGTTAGCGCAAAAGTTCTTATGGTATCTGATATTGACGATACGATTAAAAGAACTCATGTTCTTGGCTATATGACAGGTGGATTACGCTCAACAAATCCATTTATCGGTTTGCCAGAGCTATACACAGCGTTCTTATGTAATCAGGAAGTGACAAAGAAAGAAAAAGATTTTTGTATTAAAAAGAAAGGAGTGATCCATAATAATAAGAGATGGATCACTTATGTGACGGCCGCCAGTGGCCGTTTACAAATGTTTGGTAGAGAGTTTATTGCTAGGTCTAATTTTCCAATGGCCGTAGTCAAGGGCAAGAACTCAGAACAAGATTCTTATAAATTTAAATCAGCTGAAATAGCTTCTTTACTAGATGGCTATCCACAATATGAAATAGTTCTAATTGGTGATAACGGACAACACGATGCAGGTGTTTACGATCATATCTCAAAGAAGTTTCCTTTTAGAAAAATAACTTCTTTTATCCACCAAGTTTATTCTTCTGTTGAAGAAGATAAAGAAAAGCGTGGTAGTTCACTTGCTAAAGGTCAAATCGCTTATCTTACAGCGACAGATTTAGGACTTCATTTCTTAAAGAGAAATTTTATTGAAGAAAAAGACCTTGCAAATATTTCTCGTAATGTTTGGAAACATTTAAATACTGATGATGATGATCTCTATGAACAAGTTATTCCTTCGTGGACTAGTTGTGAAGAGTTTGTAAGCTCTTACAAAAGAGCTGATGTAAAAATTTCTGTAGAGTTGAGCACTTTGATTAGTAAAATCGAAAAAAGGGTAGAACAGCTCTGCTTAAGTAAGCGGTAG
- a CDS encoding acetyl-CoA C-acyltransferase, which produces MKKTYLVYAKRTPMGKIGGSLSQVRVDDMLAGLFKDIKSWANFDLKEIDDVIVGCANQAGEDNRNLGRMAAVLAGFPYEVPATTINRLCGSSLDAVMDAVGRISAGFGDCFIIGGAESMTRAPLVISKGSTAFGRDSKMYDTTFGWRFPNPAMTELFPLYGMGETAEEVAEQYKISRVDQDNFALNSHKKACAAMENGAFDDEILPVEVKLRKSSHMVTTDEGPRASTNLEQLSKLRAVFRKDGTVTAGNASTMNDGASAVVVVSEEFLKKHNLTPIVEITGAAVRGVHPNVMGLGPIEATKKLCKDFNLKVSDFDIVELNEAFAAQALACMRELEIDESVVNLNGGAIALGHPLGCSGARILTTLAHQMKKNPKLKQGLATMCIGVGQGIALSVKRV; this is translated from the coding sequence ATGAAAAAAACATATCTTGTATATGCCAAGAGAACTCCGATGGGAAAAATAGGTGGCTCGCTTTCACAAGTCAGAGTCGATGATATGCTAGCTGGACTTTTCAAAGATATTAAATCTTGGGCAAATTTTGATCTCAAAGAAATTGATGATGTTATCGTAGGCTGTGCAAATCAAGCTGGTGAAGATAATAGAAATCTAGGGAGAATGGCCGCAGTTCTCGCAGGTTTTCCATATGAAGTTCCTGCTACAACAATTAATAGATTGTGTGGTTCTTCTCTAGATGCAGTAATGGATGCTGTTGGAAGAATTAGTGCAGGCTTTGGCGATTGTTTCATTATTGGTGGTGCAGAGAGTATGACCAGAGCTCCTCTAGTTATCTCTAAAGGTTCCACTGCGTTTGGAAGAGACTCTAAAATGTATGACACTACATTTGGTTGGCGTTTTCCAAACCCTGCAATGACTGAACTATTTCCCCTTTACGGAATGGGAGAAACAGCAGAAGAAGTTGCTGAACAATATAAAATCTCAAGAGTTGATCAGGATAACTTTGCACTCAACTCTCACAAGAAAGCATGTGCGGCCATGGAAAATGGAGCCTTTGATGATGAGATACTTCCTGTTGAAGTAAAACTAAGAAAGAGCTCTCACATGGTTACTACTGACGAAGGGCCGCGTGCTTCCACTAATCTAGAACAGCTTTCTAAATTAAGAGCAGTATTTAGAAAAGATGGAACAGTGACAGCTGGAAACGCTTCGACAATGAATGATGGAGCAAGCGCAGTGGTTGTTGTTTCAGAAGAGTTCTTAAAAAAACATAACCTGACACCAATAGTAGAAATTACTGGTGCTGCCGTTAGAGGTGTTCACCCGAATGTCATGGGGCTTGGACCTATAGAGGCCACAAAAAAACTTTGTAAGGACTTCAACCTAAAAGTTTCAGACTTTGATATTGTTGAACTGAATGAAGCTTTTGCAGCACAAGCACTGGCATGTATGAGAGAGCTTGAAATAGATGAATCTGTAGTTAATCTAAACGGTGGAGCAATCGCTCTAGGACATCCGCTAGGCTGTTCAGGAGCTCGTATCCTTACGACTTTGGCCCATCAAATGAAGAAGAATCCTAAATTAAAACAAGGTCTTGCGACGATGTGTATTGGTGTCGGCCAAGGAATTGCCCTATCAGTTAAAAGAGTATAA
- the rnc gene encoding ribonuclease III, giving the protein MSEKTMTFNSNETLSAAFMHTNIDSVISDFSHLTALLEQTPQILTLLKTINYKFNSNDLLFQAIGHSSFGHEVLGDSSKSYETLEFLGDSVLGLIITEMLQQKYPTLSEGRLSKFRASLVNEQSLVKLASSINLESVILVGKGELSNEGNKRDSVMADVFEALLGAIYKDSSLESVKEVLVTIIDLFEQKSGTQFFNVDNIIQFDSKTRLQELTMALFKTLPSYKSVEVTGNLFEIELSINNEICDSGTFSSKKKGERELAAKVLKKLEKENK; this is encoded by the coding sequence ATGAGTGAGAAAACGATGACCTTTAATAGCAATGAGACTTTGTCTGCAGCATTTATGCATACAAATATTGATTCAGTAATTAGTGATTTTAGTCACTTAACTGCGCTATTAGAGCAAACTCCCCAAATTCTTACTCTTCTTAAAACAATCAATTATAAATTCAACTCTAATGATTTGCTCTTTCAAGCAATCGGGCATTCTTCTTTTGGACACGAAGTTTTAGGTGACTCCTCTAAGTCCTATGAAACATTAGAGTTTCTTGGAGATAGTGTTTTAGGTCTCATCATCACCGAGATGCTTCAGCAGAAGTATCCAACTCTTTCTGAAGGGCGTTTATCGAAGTTTAGGGCCTCACTAGTTAATGAGCAATCATTAGTAAAGCTAGCGAGCTCCATTAATCTTGAGTCTGTCATACTTGTTGGAAAGGGCGAGTTGTCTAATGAAGGCAATAAGAGAGACTCGGTTATGGCCGATGTATTTGAGGCCTTATTAGGGGCGATTTATAAAGACTCTTCTCTAGAGTCAGTTAAAGAAGTCCTTGTGACCATTATTGATCTCTTTGAGCAAAAGAGTGGAACCCAGTTTTTTAATGTAGATAATATTATTCAGTTTGATTCAAAGACTCGTCTGCAAGAGTTGACTATGGCGCTATTTAAGACATTGCCTAGTTATAAATCGGTAGAAGTGACGGGTAATTTATTTGAGATTGAATTGAGTATTAATAATGAAATCTGTGACAGCGGAACTTTCTCTTCTAAGAAAAAAGGTGAAAGAGAGCTTGCAGCAAAAGTTTTAAAGAAATTAGAAAAAGAAAATAAATAA
- a CDS encoding 3-hydroxyacyl-CoA dehydrogenase family protein, with product MTTNRNFLVLATKNHPMYEQLKALDVSFYDIEDKSPFEDKRSHYSDYDYIMDFSLTPIEKKVSLLKNLRVQSDCPIVSDLACYWGEQLFETVKTLKGAISLSFPSPKNTHEYFAADEETNSAIEEFHSLLGLNSIRVKSAGIGFTYPRVISMVINEAYFSLEDGLAEEKDIDTAMKFGVNYPLGPFQWAKSIGAKNILMLLDTLYDVTRDQRYRASSKLRLAASKI from the coding sequence ATGACTACGAATAGAAATTTTCTTGTTCTAGCGACCAAGAATCACCCTATGTATGAACAACTTAAAGCTCTTGATGTGTCTTTCTATGATATTGAAGATAAGTCTCCATTTGAAGACAAGCGTTCACATTATAGTGACTATGACTACATCATGGACTTCTCACTAACGCCTATTGAAAAGAAGGTCTCGCTACTTAAGAATTTAAGAGTTCAATCAGACTGCCCTATTGTAAGTGACCTTGCTTGCTATTGGGGAGAGCAACTCTTTGAAACAGTAAAAACATTAAAAGGAGCTATTTCTCTTTCTTTTCCATCACCAAAGAACACTCATGAGTACTTTGCAGCTGATGAAGAAACAAATAGTGCCATAGAGGAATTTCACTCACTTTTAGGGCTCAATTCAATTAGAGTTAAAAGTGCAGGAATAGGGTTCACCTACCCTAGAGTTATTTCTATGGTTATCAATGAAGCCTACTTTTCCCTTGAAGATGGTCTAGCAGAAGAAAAAGACATTGATACGGCCATGAAGTTTGGAGTGAATTATCCGCTTGGACCTTTTCAATGGGCAAAATCAATTGGTGCAAAGAATATACTAATGCTTCTTGATACTCTTTATGATGTGACAAGAGATCAAAGATATAGAGCGTCTAGCAAGCTTAGGCTTGCCGCTTCAAAAATATAG
- the fsa gene encoding fructose-6-phosphate aldolase: protein MEIFLDTGMVDEIREAAKWGVIDGVTTNPSLIAKTGRTQEDVIKEICDIVDGPISAEVIATDTEGMIKEGAELAKIHKNVVIKLPLTEDGIAACKWFSDNGIKTNVTLCFSVNQAFLAAKNGATYISPFIGRLDDIGHSGMDLIEEIRTVYDNYGFTTKILAASIRHSSHVREALLVGADVGTMPINVVKGLFKHPLTANGLEQFLADHAKANS from the coding sequence ATGGAAATATTTTTAGATACAGGAATGGTAGACGAGATCCGTGAAGCAGCGAAATGGGGAGTTATCGATGGTGTAACAACTAACCCAAGCCTTATCGCTAAGACGGGAAGAACTCAAGAAGACGTTATCAAAGAAATCTGTGACATCGTTGATGGACCAATCTCTGCTGAAGTTATCGCTACAGATACAGAAGGAATGATAAAAGAAGGTGCAGAACTTGCAAAAATTCATAAGAACGTAGTTATTAAATTACCATTAACTGAAGATGGAATTGCTGCTTGTAAGTGGTTTTCTGACAATGGAATAAAGACAAATGTCACACTATGTTTCTCGGTTAATCAGGCGTTCTTGGCCGCTAAGAATGGTGCCACATATATTTCTCCATTTATCGGAAGACTAGATGATATTGGACATAGTGGAATGGATTTAATTGAGGAAATTAGAACAGTATATGACAACTACGGATTTACAACAAAAATCCTTGCTGCATCTATTAGACATTCTTCCCATGTGAGAGAGGCCCTACTAGTTGGAGCAGATGTTGGAACAATGCCAATTAATGTAGTCAAAGGTCTTTTTAAACACCCACTTACAGCAAATGGTCTAGAACAATTTCTTGCAGACCATGCTAAAGCAAATAGCTAA